A genomic window from Candidatus Denitrolinea symbiosum includes:
- a CDS encoding peptidase M1 family produces the protein MHTSQRARAPRLLLSAFCLLLSACSTSASPATPTAPYSAPFIIVTRDPNAAIPTPLEAATATEPIPPSETPPPAPTATPFVPTREPLVTPQPASSLTRPFYVLYATVDYDNHHVSVDEGISYPNQTGVTLNELVLAVEPMLYNNAFLLASISVNGAPVTNYALAAHRLTIPLSPPLPPNGQANLVIQYELNVPVKQKGNTFGWLSYQTNLTDWYPFVVPYDAASGWVLHDFMPWGEHLVYDSSDFEVNLRFTDAASAPVVAAPALAESNGEWTRYRLDGARTFALSMSRDYLVTESAVRSVTTRSYYFAGHENAGAKLSYLATQVVGLFDPLFAPYPYPVINVIESDYNDGQEYDGLAFLSSAFYADYDGTSQNDLVVLGMHEMTHNWWFGLVGSDQAMEPWLDEALSVYSERIFFEYTNPGIVNWWWQWRVNYFKPYGYVDMTIYQPASFDSYVNGVYRNGALFLEDLRTRIGDQAFYAFIKDYAGQMSHRRATADDFFRILRLHTSKDISDLIAAYFQTQR, from the coding sequence ATGCACACAAGTCAACGCGCACGCGCCCCGCGCCTTCTGCTCTCCGCCTTCTGCCTCCTGCTTTCCGCCTGTTCGACTTCCGCCTCCCCCGCGACTCCCACCGCGCCGTACAGCGCCCCGTTCATCATCGTGACGCGCGACCCGAACGCGGCGATTCCGACTCCGCTCGAAGCGGCCACTGCGACCGAGCCGATTCCACCCTCCGAGACGCCTCCGCCCGCGCCGACGGCGACTCCCTTCGTCCCGACGCGTGAGCCGCTCGTCACCCCGCAGCCCGCCTCCTCGCTCACGCGTCCGTTTTACGTCCTCTACGCCACCGTTGACTACGACAACCATCACGTCTCCGTGGACGAGGGCATCTCCTATCCGAATCAGACGGGCGTCACGTTGAACGAACTCGTCCTCGCCGTCGAGCCGATGCTGTACAACAACGCGTTCCTTCTCGCTTCCATTTCCGTCAACGGCGCGCCAGTGACCAATTACGCGCTCGCGGCGCACCGCCTGACGATCCCGCTCTCCCCGCCTCTCCCGCCCAATGGACAGGCCAACCTCGTCATCCAATATGAACTCAACGTCCCCGTCAAGCAGAAGGGCAACACCTTCGGCTGGCTTTCCTACCAGACTAACCTCACGGACTGGTATCCCTTCGTCGTCCCGTACGACGCGGCCAGCGGATGGGTCCTGCACGACTTCATGCCGTGGGGCGAGCACCTCGTCTATGACTCGTCGGATTTCGAAGTGAACCTCCGCTTCACGGACGCGGCCTCCGCGCCCGTCGTGGCCGCGCCCGCGCTGGCCGAGTCCAACGGCGAGTGGACGCGGTACCGTCTCGACGGCGCGCGCACGTTCGCCCTCTCGATGAGCCGTGACTACCTCGTGACCGAATCCGCTGTCAGGTCGGTGACGACGCGTTCGTATTATTTCGCGGGACACGAAAACGCGGGGGCGAAGCTATCCTACCTCGCCACGCAGGTAGTCGGTCTGTTCGATCCGCTCTTCGCGCCGTACCCCTATCCCGTCATCAATGTGATCGAGTCGGACTACAACGACGGACAGGAGTACGACGGCCTGGCGTTTTTGAGCAGCGCGTTTTACGCCGACTACGACGGGACGTCGCAGAACGATCTGGTGGTGCTGGGGATGCACGAGATGACGCACAACTGGTGGTTCGGACTCGTCGGCAGCGACCAGGCGATGGAACCCTGGCTCGACGAGGCGCTGTCGGTTTACAGCGAGCGCATCTTCTTTGAATACACCAATCCAGGAATCGTAAATTGGTGGTGGCAATGGCGCGTCAATTACTTCAAGCCGTACGGCTACGTGGACATGACGATCTACCAGCCCGCTTCCTTCGACTCCTACGTCAACGGAGTCTATCGCAACGGCGCGCTCTTCCTCGAAGACCTGCGGACGCGCATCGGCGACCAGGCTTTTTACGCGTTTATCAAGGATTACGCGGGGCAGATGTCTCACCGCCGCGCCACCGCGGACGATTTCTTCCGCATCCTCCGCCTGCACACGTCGAAGGACATCTCCGATCTGATCGCGGCGTATTTCCAAACCCAGCGCTGA
- a CDS encoding 3-ketoacyl-(acyl-carrier-protein) reductase has product MDSRVVVITGATGVLGKLAAQTFAARGDSIVLLSRDQAEVDSLARDLNLPSERILARGVDLLDAQSLRAAAEAVAAQFGAVHILIHLVGGWTGGKTILETSVDDFAFMFNQHAWTTVHLFQAFAPLLASGGRVIVVSSPLANAPVAKMSAYAAAKSAQETLVLTLAEELRESGVTANVIQVKSIDVKGTGKGTSPKEIVAAMEYLCSEEAAKVTGARLPIFR; this is encoded by the coding sequence ATGGATAGCCGCGTCGTCGTCATCACGGGCGCGACTGGCGTCCTCGGAAAACTCGCCGCGCAGACGTTCGCCGCGCGCGGCGATTCCATCGTCCTGCTCTCGCGCGACCAGGCGGAGGTGGACTCCCTCGCCCGCGACCTGAACCTGCCCTCCGAGCGGATCCTCGCCCGAGGCGTGGACCTGCTCGACGCGCAGTCGCTGCGCGCCGCGGCCGAGGCGGTCGCGGCCCAATTCGGCGCAGTCCACATCCTGATCCACCTCGTCGGCGGCTGGACGGGCGGCAAGACCATCCTCGAAACCTCCGTGGACGATTTCGCCTTCATGTTCAACCAGCACGCCTGGACGACCGTCCACCTCTTCCAGGCTTTCGCCCCGCTCCTCGCTTCGGGCGGACGCGTGATCGTCGTCTCCTCGCCGCTCGCCAACGCCCCCGTCGCAAAGATGAGCGCGTACGCCGCCGCCAAGTCCGCGCAGGAGACGCTCGTCCTCACCCTCGCCGAAGAACTGCGCGAGAGCGGCGTGACCGCCAACGTCATCCAGGTCAAGTCCATTGACGTGAAAGGGACGGGCAAGGGGACTTCGCCCAAGGAGATCGTCGCCGCGATGGAGTACCTCTGCTCCGAGGAGGCCGCAAAGGTGACGGGCGCGAGGCTCCCGATTTTCAGGTAG
- a CDS encoding 5-amino-6-(5-phosphoribosylamino)uracil reductase: protein MNRPFVFINAAVTADGKIDTCERRGATISSARDKARVDRLRAGADAVMVGGKTLLEEDPRLTVKSEALRAERAARGLSPNPMKVGIVTNADELPDGDFVNFGAARVVIFAAERTSKARVESLRLRGVEVYVHAAPRVDLVEALRVLRGLGVERLMVEGGGTLNFELLRLGLVDELTIYVAPMIFGGESAPTLADGVGLARGEAIPLKLVESEIHADGGVVLKYARATGVL, encoded by the coding sequence ATGAATCGACCCTTTGTTTTCATCAACGCGGCCGTGACCGCCGACGGCAAAATAGACACCTGCGAACGCCGCGGGGCGACGATCTCCTCCGCGCGGGATAAAGCGCGCGTGGACCGTCTGCGCGCTGGGGCGGACGCGGTGATGGTCGGCGGGAAAACGCTCCTCGAAGAAGATCCCAGGCTGACGGTCAAGAGCGAAGCGCTGCGCGCCGAGAGGGCCGCGCGCGGGCTGAGTCCGAATCCCATGAAGGTGGGAATCGTCACCAACGCGGACGAACTTCCCGACGGCGATTTCGTCAATTTCGGCGCGGCGCGCGTCGTAATATTCGCCGCCGAGCGGACATCTAAAGCGCGGGTCGAATCCCTGCGTTTACGCGGCGTCGAAGTATACGTCCACGCCGCGCCGCGCGTGGACCTGGTCGAAGCCCTCCGCGTCCTGCGCGGACTGGGCGTCGAACGCCTGATGGTCGAGGGCGGCGGGACGCTCAACTTCGAGTTGCTCCGCCTCGGTCTCGTGGACGAGTTGACGATCTACGTCGCGCCGATGATCTTCGGGGGCGAATCCGCTCCCACGCTCGCGGACGGCGTCGGCTTGGCGCGAGGCGAAGCCATCCCGCTGAAACTCGTCGAGAGCGAGATCCATGCGGACGGCGGAGTTGTATTAAAATACGCGCGCGCAACGGGCGTTCTCTGA
- a CDS encoding thiol oxidoreductase DsbA family, translating into MVERLKEKYNVDVDWRPFYLRPDTPPEGLDLPDYVLRGRENGSEERLYQIAESYGMKFVSAQRLYSTRLAHEATEFARERGRGNEFHRIVFRKVYAEGEDPARWETLRAAAEEAGLDADSMQREVEAGKYAESVAAQVQNAYQIGVQSVPTYVINDRYAIVGAQPYEVFARTLEKLKKDGEI; encoded by the coding sequence GTGGTCGAGCGGTTGAAAGAAAAATACAACGTGGACGTGGACTGGCGTCCGTTCTACCTGCGTCCCGACACGCCGCCCGAGGGACTGGACCTGCCCGATTACGTCCTGCGCGGACGGGAAAACGGGTCGGAGGAACGCCTGTATCAGATCGCGGAATCGTACGGGATGAAGTTCGTCTCCGCCCAGCGGCTTTACAGCACGCGTCTCGCTCACGAAGCGACGGAGTTCGCGCGTGAACGAGGACGGGGAAACGAGTTTCATCGGATCGTCTTCCGCAAAGTCTACGCCGAGGGAGAGGACCCAGCCAGGTGGGAAACGCTCCGCGCCGCGGCCGAGGAGGCGGGTCTCGACGCCGATTCCATGCAGCGCGAGGTGGAGGCGGGCAAGTACGCCGAATCCGTCGCGGCCCAGGTTCAAAACGCCTACCAGATCGGCGTCCAAAGCGTCCCGACATATGTGATCAACGACCGCTACGCCATCGTCGGCGCGCAGCCGTATGAAGTGTTCGCGCGGACGTTGGAGAAATTGAAGAAGGATGGGGAGATATAG
- a CDS encoding GTP cyclohydrolase II has product MSVISMHEKVEQLLRDDPDHECEGIGPDKVCVRIVALAELPSRFGNFHIIAFENNRDGKEHVAITHGDVIGASDVPVRLHSECLTGDALGSLRCDCRDQLESALKMIGKMERGMVLYMRQEGRGIGLTNKIRAYSLQDAGLDTVQANLALGFRDDERDYAVAAHMLMSLKVNSTRLITNNPKKIKQLTDYGIKVTDRIPHVMEPNEYNLFYLETKAAKSGHLMKFPAHKHLQEQSDEPFIEGMPEPVEAAHG; this is encoded by the coding sequence ATGTCTGTCATTTCAATGCACGAAAAAGTGGAACAATTATTACGGGACGATCCCGACCACGAATGCGAGGGCATCGGTCCCGACAAGGTTTGCGTGCGCATCGTCGCGCTGGCCGAACTGCCCTCGCGCTTCGGCAACTTCCACATCATCGCCTTCGAAAATAACCGCGACGGCAAGGAACATGTCGCCATCACGCACGGCGACGTGATCGGCGCGAGCGACGTGCCTGTGCGCCTGCACTCGGAATGTCTCACGGGCGACGCGCTCGGCTCGCTGCGCTGCGATTGCCGCGACCAGTTGGAGTCCGCGCTGAAGATGATCGGCAAGATGGAGCGCGGCATGGTGCTGTACATGCGGCAGGAGGGACGCGGCATCGGCCTCACCAACAAGATCCGCGCCTACAGTTTGCAGGACGCCGGCCTCGACACAGTGCAGGCCAACCTCGCCCTCGGCTTCCGCGACGACGAACGCGATTACGCCGTCGCCGCGCACATGCTCATGTCGCTCAAAGTCAACTCGACGCGGCTCATCACCAACAACCCGAAGAAGATCAAACAACTCACCGACTACGGCATCAAAGTCACCGACCGCATCCCGCACGTCATGGAGCCGAATGAGTACAACCTCTTCTATCTCGAAACCAAGGCCGCCAAGTCCGGCCACCTGATGAAATTCCCCGCGCACAAACACCTGCAAGAGCAGAGCGACGAACCCTTCATCGAGGGCATGCCCGAACCTGTGGAGGCGGCCCATGGATAG
- a CDS encoding RNA helicase → MTTDFSSLNLREEILQAITELGYTEPTPIQAGMIPLMLTGADVIGQAQTGTGKTAAFALPILHNFTPQKNPQALILAPTRELALQVANSITEYGKGMRVRVLAVYGGQPYSPQINALRRGVDIVVGAPGRLNDLLERGALRLNEIKTLVLDEADEMLNMGFIEEVEKILATTPPERQTALFSATLPARIRALADRFMRDPQAVTIKRATLTLASTEQRCYLVYESDKLSALTRLFETEPIHSALIFARTRAETAALANELVLRGIPAEAIHGDLDQHARERVLGRFRSNQLKVLVATDVAARGLDIENISHVFNYHLPDDAEVYVHRIGRTGRAGKSGVAITLLSPRERRRMREVEALTKQPVTRMELPTREDILKHREGKLVETLKVWLGRARYKRELEIVNQLVAEGFDPVAIAGAALKMARGDEKQRPIAEVAEVTDERRKKKDEGERREKPERRERSDGAARSKRVRGEASHEAGMVRLRAKVGKVHGVRPNDVVGTIAFHADIPGYTIGKIRIEPKVTFVDIPEESLDKALAKNEEYRIGKHKFILEKA, encoded by the coding sequence ATGACCACCGACTTCTCTTCATTAAATCTCCGCGAGGAGATTCTCCAGGCCATCACCGAACTTGGCTACACCGAACCGACGCCCATCCAGGCGGGCATGATCCCCCTCATGCTCACCGGCGCCGACGTCATCGGCCAGGCGCAGACCGGCACCGGCAAGACCGCCGCCTTCGCCCTCCCCATCCTCCACAACTTCACCCCGCAAAAAAATCCGCAGGCGCTCATCCTCGCGCCCACGCGCGAACTCGCCCTGCAGGTCGCCAACTCGATCACCGAATACGGCAAAGGCATGCGCGTGCGCGTCCTCGCCGTCTACGGCGGCCAGCCCTACAGCCCGCAGATCAACGCCCTGCGCCGCGGCGTAGACATCGTCGTCGGCGCCCCCGGCCGCCTCAACGACCTGCTCGAGCGCGGCGCGCTCCGCCTCAACGAGATCAAAACCCTCGTCCTCGACGAAGCCGACGAAATGCTCAACATGGGCTTCATCGAAGAGGTGGAAAAAATTCTGGCGACGACTCCCCCCGAGCGACAGACGGCCCTCTTCAGCGCGACTTTGCCCGCGCGCATCCGCGCCCTCGCAGACCGCTTCATGCGCGACCCGCAAGCGGTCACCATCAAACGGGCGACTCTGACCCTCGCCTCCACCGAACAGCGCTGCTACCTCGTCTACGAATCGGACAAACTCAGCGCTCTCACGCGTCTCTTCGAGACCGAACCGATCCACTCCGCCCTCATCTTCGCCCGCACCCGCGCCGAGACCGCCGCCCTCGCCAACGAACTCGTCCTCCGCGGCATCCCCGCCGAAGCCATCCACGGCGACCTCGATCAACACGCCCGCGAGCGCGTGCTGGGACGCTTCCGCTCCAACCAACTGAAAGTCCTCGTCGCGACGGACGTCGCCGCGCGCGGACTCGACATCGAAAACATCTCGCACGTCTTCAACTATCACCTGCCCGACGACGCCGAAGTCTACGTCCACCGCATCGGGCGCACGGGACGCGCGGGCAAATCGGGCGTGGCCATCACGCTGCTCTCGCCGCGCGAGAGACGCCGCATGCGCGAGGTCGAAGCGCTGACGAAGCAGCCCGTCACCAGGATGGAACTTCCGACCAGGGAAGACATCCTCAAACACCGCGAGGGCAAACTGGTCGAGACTCTCAAAGTCTGGCTGGGACGCGCCCGCTACAAGCGCGAACTGGAGATCGTCAACCAACTCGTCGCCGAGGGATTCGATCCCGTCGCCATCGCGGGCGCGGCCTTGAAGATGGCGCGCGGCGACGAGAAGCAGCGTCCCATCGCGGAAGTCGCCGAAGTAACGGATGAAAGAAGAAAGAAAAAAGATGAAGGGGAGAGACGCGAAAAGCCGGAGCGACGCGAACGCTCGGACGGCGCGGCCCGCTCAAAGCGAGTCCGAGGCGAAGCGTCGCATGAGGCGGGCATGGTTCGGCTGCGCGCCAAAGTCGGCAAAGTCCACGGCGTCCGCCCGAACGATGTGGTCGGCACGATTGCCTTCCACGCCGACATCCCCGGCTACACCATCGGCAAGATCCGCATCGAACCGAAGGTGACGTTCGTGGACATCCCCGAAGAGTCGCTCGACAAAGCGCTGGCGAAGAACGAAGAATATCGCATCGGCAAACACAAGTTCATTTTGGAGAAGGCGTAG
- a CDS encoding recombination and DNA strand exchange inhibitor protein: MDTKTLSVLEYPKILDRLAANCAFSASVELARKLQPSTRLEEIQRLLAETTEARLLLSVSGASVGGAHDVRPSVELARRGGVIDPQGMLDVKSTLISARELRKTFGVGRIERDEAAESKPTKRGATSVKEHSYPHLSEIARGLPDTHGLVDAISRTLSERGEVLDSASPKLASLRREIRVAHDRLMTRLQRYLTDPRTAPLLQENLITQRDGRYVVPLRAENKGKIKAIVHDQSSSGATLFVEPLNVVEANNELRELELQERDEERRILAELSRLVAEHGDEIIWGVESLALLDLAFAKAKYAEEIHASEPIFMQTEDRGPKTDQSRHPSPVLRLFHARHPLLDPTAVVAIDFDIPEGKHAVVITGPNTGGKTVALKTVGLIVLMAQSGLHIPAQSGSELSLFKAVYADIGDEQSIQQSLSTFSGHITNIINVLKKADHRSLVVLDELGAGTDPQEGAALARAILARLLERGATTLVTTHHPELKQFAHTAEGVVNASVEFDVKTLRPTYQLTIGLPGRSNAIAIASRLGLDPEIVAAARSEVSPEDLRADKLLDDIRKERNRASREREKMEKARAKLEAKTKELESRLDQMEDERREVLAKARAEGELEVAVLKRNIDSLKSQLRKARQPLEALKSLEEKVEVMEEKAQAPVERQRSKVEAQSEISNLQSPIRLGERVRVGTLNAEGVVTALGESDAEVQIGSLRVRARLVDLERISHQSSVISDQPLRNTQRSVRKSSPVTRPPSPVTSPGLEVNLRGMMVDDALERLESYLEKAYLAGLPFVRIVHGKGTGKLRAAVRAALRGHSYVRAFEEAQSNEGGEGVTIALMGE, translated from the coding sequence ATGGACACCAAGACCCTCTCCGTCCTCGAATATCCCAAGATCCTCGACCGCCTCGCGGCAAACTGCGCGTTCTCCGCTTCGGTGGAATTGGCGCGCAAGTTGCAGCCGTCCACCCGCCTCGAAGAGATCCAGCGTCTCCTCGCCGAGACGACCGAAGCGCGGCTGCTGCTCTCCGTCAGCGGGGCGTCGGTGGGCGGCGCGCACGATGTGCGTCCCTCGGTGGAGTTGGCGCGGCGCGGCGGCGTGATTGACCCGCAGGGGATGCTCGACGTCAAGTCCACGCTCATTTCGGCGCGCGAGCTGCGGAAGACGTTTGGGGTGGGCAGGATCGAACGGGACGAAGCCGCCGAATCCAAACCGACCAAACGCGGCGCGACCTCCGTCAAAGAACATTCGTATCCTCATCTTTCTGAAATCGCCCGCGGCCTGCCCGACACGCACGGACTGGTGGACGCCATCTCGCGGACTCTGTCCGAGCGCGGCGAGGTCCTGGATTCCGCCTCGCCCAAACTCGCTTCGCTCCGCCGCGAGATCCGCGTCGCGCACGACCGCCTGATGACGCGCCTCCAGCGCTATCTCACCGACCCGCGCACCGCGCCGCTCTTGCAGGAAAATCTCATCACCCAGCGCGACGGACGCTACGTCGTCCCCCTGCGCGCCGAGAACAAGGGCAAGATCAAGGCCATCGTCCACGACCAGAGTTCCAGCGGCGCGACGCTCTTCGTCGAACCGCTCAACGTGGTGGAGGCGAACAACGAATTGCGCGAACTGGAGTTGCAGGAACGCGACGAGGAACGCCGCATCCTGGCCGAACTCTCGCGCCTCGTCGCCGAACACGGAGACGAGATCATCTGGGGCGTGGAGTCCCTCGCGCTGCTCGACCTCGCCTTCGCCAAAGCGAAATACGCGGAGGAGATTCACGCGAGCGAGCCGATCTTCATGCAGACCGAGGACCGAGGACCGAAGACCGACCAATCCCGTCATCCGTCTCCCGTCCTCCGTCTCTTTCATGCTCGCCACCCCCTCCTCGATCCAACCGCCGTCGTCGCGATTGACTTCGACATACCCGAGGGCAAACATGCCGTCGTCATCACGGGTCCCAACACGGGCGGAAAAACCGTCGCGCTGAAAACCGTCGGGCTCATCGTCCTCATGGCGCAAAGCGGACTCCACATCCCCGCGCAGAGCGGCTCGGAGTTGAGTCTCTTCAAGGCGGTCTACGCCGACATCGGCGACGAGCAGTCCATCCAGCAATCGCTCAGCACCTTCAGCGGCCACATCACCAACATCATCAACGTTTTGAAAAAAGCCGACCACCGCTCGCTTGTCGTCCTCGACGAACTCGGCGCAGGCACCGACCCGCAGGAGGGCGCGGCCCTGGCGCGCGCCATCCTGGCCCGGCTGCTCGAACGCGGCGCGACGACCCTGGTCACCACGCATCACCCCGAACTGAAACAATTCGCGCACACTGCGGAGGGCGTGGTCAACGCCTCGGTGGAATTCGACGTGAAGACTCTCCGCCCGACCTACCAACTGACGATCGGACTGCCCGGCCGCTCCAACGCCATCGCCATCGCCTCCCGCCTCGGCCTGGACCCCGAAATTGTCGCGGCCGCCCGGAGCGAAGTCTCCCCCGAAGACCTCCGCGCCGACAAACTGCTCGACGACATCCGCAAGGAACGCAACCGTGCCTCCCGCGAACGCGAGAAGATGGAGAAGGCGCGCGCCAAACTCGAAGCGAAGACGAAAGAACTCGAGTCCAGACTCGACCAGATGGAAGACGAACGCCGCGAGGTCCTTGCCAAAGCCCGCGCCGAGGGCGAGTTGGAAGTGGCTGTGCTAAAAAGAAACATCGATTCGCTGAAGTCACAGTTGCGGAAGGCGCGTCAACCGCTCGAAGCGCTCAAGTCGCTGGAAGAAAAAGTGGAAGTGATGGAGGAGAAGGCGCAGGCTCCCGTTGAACGTCAAAGGTCGAAGGTCGAGGCGCAATCGGAAATCTCGAATCTCCAATCTCCAATTCGTCTGGGCGAGCGCGTCCGCGTGGGGACGTTGAATGCCGAAGGCGTGGTGACCGCTTTGGGGGAGTCGGATGCGGAAGTCCAGATCGGGAGTCTGCGCGTGCGGGCGCGTCTCGTTGACTTGGAGCGTATCAGTCATCAGTCATCAGTCATCAGCGATCAGCCTTTGCGCAATACGCAGCGCTCAGTACGGAAATCGTCTCCCGTCACCCGCCCCCCGTCACCCGTCACTTCCCCCGGCCTGGAGGTCAACCTGCGCGGCATGATGGTGGACGACGCGCTGGAGCGGTTGGAGAGTTATCTCGAAAAGGCGTATCTCGCGGGGCTGCCGTTCGTGCGGATCGTCCACGGCAAGGGGACGGGGAAACTGCGCGCCGCCGTGCGCGCCGCCCTGCGCGGACATTCGTACGTCCGCGCGTTCGAGGAGGCCCAGTCCAACGAGGGCGGCGAAGGCGTGACGATCGCGCTGATGGGGGAATAG
- a CDS encoding 4,5-DOPA dioxygenase extradiol: protein MATKMSVLFVGHGNPMNAIEENDFSKAWIEEGRKLPHPRAILCVSAHWVTRGTLVTAMERPRTIHDMYGFPPELYEVRYDAPGAPDLAGQIRRIIKTTEVRDDFEWGLDHGTWSALRRMFPEANVPVVQMSLDAAIAPEKHYEIASQLKELREDGVLVIGSGNIVHNLRLARLEDSAYDWAVEFDQRVKNWIEQNDHDPIVHFERGGQAAALAINSAEHYVPLLYSLALRDESDPISFFADKVIGGSISMRSVKIG, encoded by the coding sequence ATGGCAACCAAAATGTCCGTCCTGTTCGTCGGTCACGGCAACCCGATGAACGCCATCGAAGAGAACGACTTTTCCAAAGCATGGATCGAGGAGGGCCGAAAACTGCCCCATCCGCGCGCCATCCTCTGCGTTTCGGCGCACTGGGTCACGCGCGGGACGCTGGTCACCGCGATGGAGCGACCGCGCACGATCCACGACATGTACGGCTTCCCGCCCGAACTGTACGAGGTCCGCTACGACGCGCCAGGCGCGCCCGACCTGGCGGGACAGATCCGCCGCATCATCAAGACTACCGAGGTGCGCGACGACTTCGAATGGGGACTCGACCACGGGACGTGGTCCGCGCTGCGGCGCATGTTCCCCGAAGCGAACGTCCCCGTCGTCCAGATGTCCCTCGACGCGGCCATCGCCCCTGAGAAACACTACGAGATCGCGAGTCAATTAAAAGAACTGCGCGAGGACGGCGTGCTGGTCATCGGCAGCGGCAACATCGTCCACAACCTGCGCCTCGCCCGTTTGGAAGACTCAGCCTACGACTGGGCGGTGGAATTCGACCAGCGCGTCAAAAATTGGATCGAGCAGAACGACCACGATCCCATCGTCCACTTCGAGAGGGGCGGCCAGGCCGCGGCGCTCGCCATCAACAGCGCGGAGCATTACGTCCCGCTGCTCTACTCCCTTGCCTTGCGCGACGAATCGGATCCGATCTCCTTCTTTGCGGACAAGGTGATCGGCGGCTCGATCTCGATGCGGTCGGTGAAGATCGGGTAA
- a CDS encoding glycine cleavage system T protein (aminomethyltransferase), which produces MFNLKTTPFHERTSALCQPQNWRKWAGYFAAGSYEHTLDREYWAIRNAAALIDVTPLIKYLVKGRDAAALLHRVTTRDIHKMKVGQVAYTGWCDEDGKMIDDGTVSRLDDSTFRLTAAEPNLRWLTLNAVGMDVEIVEITDEVAALSLQGPHSRSVLKRVCEADVDGLKYFRLMENKIGGADVTISRTGYTGDLGYEVWMANKDALPVWDALMDAGADYGITPVGILAMDMARVEAGLFMLDVDYTSASHAWIERQKSSPFELGLDWTVALDKPGYFVGRRALEKEKREGSEWKMVGLEVDWEGMEKLFKKMGLPPQIPGMAIRASLPVMAGGKQVGYASTSSWSPLLKKYIALAHLQRPHYEIGTDVTLEVTVEHQRRHAPARVVKLPFYEPEWKKK; this is translated from the coding sequence ATGTTCAATCTAAAGACCACCCCCTTCCATGAGCGGACGTCCGCTTTGTGCCAGCCGCAGAACTGGCGCAAATGGGCGGGCTACTTCGCCGCCGGTTCGTACGAACACACGCTCGACCGCGAGTATTGGGCCATCCGCAACGCGGCCGCGCTGATAGACGTCACGCCGCTGATCAAGTACCTCGTCAAAGGCCGGGACGCGGCCGCGCTGCTGCACCGCGTCACCACGCGCGACATCCACAAGATGAAAGTGGGACAGGTGGCCTACACGGGCTGGTGCGACGAGGACGGGAAGATGATTGACGACGGGACCGTCTCCCGCCTCGACGATTCGACCTTCCGCCTGACCGCGGCCGAACCGAACCTCCGCTGGCTGACGCTGAACGCGGTCGGCATGGACGTGGAGATCGTCGAGATCACCGACGAGGTCGCGGCGCTCAGTCTGCAGGGACCCCATTCGAGGTCCGTGCTGAAGCGGGTCTGCGAGGCGGACGTGGACGGGTTGAAGTACTTCCGTCTGATGGAAAATAAGATCGGCGGGGCCGACGTCACGATCTCGCGGACGGGTTACACGGGCGATCTCGGCTACGAGGTCTGGATGGCGAACAAGGACGCGCTCCCCGTCTGGGACGCGTTGATGGACGCGGGCGCGGACTACGGCATCACGCCCGTCGGGATTTTGGCGATGGACATGGCGCGCGTCGAAGCGGGGCTGTTCATGCTCGACGTGGATTACACCTCCGCCTCGCACGCGTGGATCGAGCGGCAGAAGTCCTCGCCGTTCGAGTTGGGCCTCGATTGGACCGTCGCGCTCGACAAGCCCGGCTACTTCGTCGGACGCCGCGCGCTGGAGAAAGAGAAACGCGAAGGCTCCGAGTGGAAGATGGTCGGCCTGGAAGTGGACTGGGAGGGGATGGAGAAATTATTCAAAAAAATGGGACTGCCGCCGCAGATCCCCGGCATGGCGATTCGGGCGAGCCTGCCCGTGATGGCGGGAGGCAAACAAGTGGGATATGCGTCCACGTCGAGCTGGTCGCCGCTGTTGAAGAAGTACATCGCCCTCGCCCATTTGCAGAGACCGCATTACGAGATCGGGACGGACGTGACGCTGGAAGTGACGGTGGAACATCAACGCCGGCACGCGCCCGCCCGCGTGGTGAAACTTCCCTTTTACGAACCCGAATGGAAAAAGAAATAA